A genomic segment from Bosea sp. OAE506 encodes:
- a CDS encoding nucleotide sugar dehydrogenase — protein sequence MADVAQDFVGKVRDRSVAIGVIGLGYVGIPLALAALRQGIRVIGFDIDQARVDQINAGRETIKHIPMELIVTGLAEGRFEATTDFDRLSEPDALLICVPTPLSRQREPDLSYVEQTTRAIGRRLRPGQLIVLESTTYPGTTDELMRPILEEASGLSSGKDFFLAYSPEREDPGNAQFGTSDIPKVVGGDGASALAMADALYAALVVRTVPVSSTGTAEAVKLTENIFRAVNIALVNELKQVYAAMGIDIWEVIDAAKTKPFGFMPFYPGPGLGGHCIPIDPFYLTWKAREFDIATRFIELAGQINTEMPYRVVDRLAELVDRQLGRSFSGARILVLGLAYKKNVEDMRESPALKLIELIEARGAQAAYHDPHIPAIRKSRRHGALAARPSTPLTAQTIAGFDAVLIATDHDDVDYALVAAHAKLVVDTRNACARHGLTGETIFKA from the coding sequence TTGGCTGATGTCGCGCAGGATTTCGTCGGGAAGGTCCGCGACCGCTCGGTGGCGATCGGCGTCATCGGGCTCGGCTATGTCGGCATCCCGCTGGCGCTGGCCGCCTTGCGCCAGGGCATCCGCGTCATCGGCTTCGACATCGACCAGGCCCGCGTCGACCAGATCAATGCCGGTCGCGAGACCATCAAGCACATCCCGATGGAGCTGATCGTCACCGGTCTCGCGGAAGGCCGCTTCGAGGCGACGACCGATTTCGACCGGCTCTCCGAGCCCGATGCGCTGCTGATCTGCGTACCCACGCCGCTCTCGCGCCAGCGCGAGCCCGATCTCTCCTATGTCGAGCAGACCACGCGGGCGATCGGCCGGCGCCTGCGTCCCGGCCAGCTCATCGTGCTGGAATCGACGACCTATCCGGGCACAACCGACGAACTGATGCGGCCGATCCTGGAAGAGGCCTCGGGCCTGAGCAGCGGCAAGGATTTCTTCCTCGCCTATTCGCCCGAGCGCGAGGACCCTGGCAACGCCCAGTTCGGCACCTCCGATATTCCGAAAGTCGTCGGCGGCGACGGCGCCTCGGCGCTCGCCATGGCCGATGCACTCTATGCCGCCCTCGTCGTCAGGACCGTGCCCGTCTCCTCGACCGGCACCGCCGAGGCGGTGAAGCTGACCGAAAACATCTTCCGCGCCGTCAACATCGCCCTCGTGAACGAGCTCAAGCAGGTCTATGCCGCCATGGGCATCGACATCTGGGAGGTGATCGACGCCGCCAAGACCAAGCCCTTCGGCTTCATGCCGTTCTATCCGGGCCCCGGCCTCGGCGGGCACTGCATCCCGATCGACCCCTTCTATTTGACCTGGAAGGCGCGCGAATTCGACATCGCCACGCGCTTCATCGAGCTCGCCGGCCAGATCAACACCGAGATGCCCTATCGCGTCGTCGATCGTCTGGCGGAACTGGTCGACCGCCAGCTCGGCCGCAGCTTCAGCGGCGCGCGCATCCTCGTGCTCGGCCTCGCCTACAAGAAGAATGTCGAGGACATGCGCGAGAGCCCGGCCCTCAAGCTGATCGAGCTGATCGAAGCCCGCGGCGCTCAGGCCGCCTATCACGACCCCCATATCCCGGCGATCCGCAAGAGCCGCAGGCACGGTGCGCTGGCCGCCCGCCCGAGCACGCCGCTGACGGCGCAGACGATCGCCGGCTTCGACGCGGTGCTGATCGCCACCGACCATGACGACGTCGACTACGCGCTGGTCGCCGCCCATGCAAAACTTGTCGTCGACACGCGCAACGCCTGCGCCCGCCACGGGTTGACGGGTGAGACCATCTTCAAGGCCTGA
- the pncB gene encoding nicotinate phosphoribosyltransferase, whose product MTVTDIATRTYNHGWRLDPIIRSLLDTDFYKLLMLQMIRAFHPQVEVTFSLINRSKHIRLADIVDEAELRAQLDHARSVRFTKKELIWLAGNSFYGKRQMFSPEFLAWLADFQLPDYELRQVDGQYELHFEGPWTHTTMWEVPALAIINELRARRVMVGQKRFALDVLYARAKAKMWDKVERLQALPNLRLSDFGTRRRHGHLWQRWCVEALKEGLGPKFSGTSNVLLAMDGDLEAIGTNAHELPMVLAALAESDAELLRAPYRVLDEWRQVYGGNLLIALPDAFGTTGFLRHAPDWVADWTGFRPDSAPPIEAGEAIMAWWQARGRDPKEKLLVFSDGLDVDAIERVYRHFDGKVRMAFGWGTDLTNDLVGCLPDGSRALDPMSLVCKVTKANGRPAVKLSDNPEKVSGDGEAVARYRRVFGI is encoded by the coding sequence ATGACCGTCACCGATATCGCGACGCGGACCTACAACCATGGCTGGCGGCTCGATCCGATCATCCGCAGCCTGCTCGACACGGATTTCTACAAGCTGCTGATGCTGCAGATGATCCGTGCCTTCCATCCGCAGGTGGAGGTCACCTTCTCGCTGATCAACCGCTCGAAGCACATCCGCCTCGCGGACATCGTCGACGAGGCGGAGCTGCGCGCGCAGCTGGACCATGCCCGCTCCGTGCGCTTCACCAAGAAGGAACTGATCTGGCTCGCCGGCAACTCGTTCTACGGCAAGAGGCAGATGTTCTCGCCGGAGTTCCTGGCCTGGCTCGCGGATTTCCAGCTGCCGGACTACGAGCTGCGCCAGGTCGACGGGCAGTACGAGCTGCATTTCGAGGGGCCGTGGACCCACACGACGATGTGGGAGGTGCCGGCGCTGGCGATCATCAACGAGTTGCGGGCGCGGCGCGTCATGGTCGGGCAGAAGCGGTTTGCGCTCGATGTGCTCTATGCCCGCGCCAAGGCGAAGATGTGGGACAAGGTCGAGCGGCTGCAGGCGCTGCCGAACCTCCGGCTCTCCGATTTCGGCACGCGGCGCCGCCATGGCCATCTCTGGCAGCGCTGGTGCGTCGAGGCGCTGAAGGAGGGGCTGGGGCCGAAGTTCAGCGGTACCTCGAACGTCCTGCTGGCGATGGACGGCGATCTCGAGGCGATCGGCACCAACGCGCATGAGCTGCCGATGGTGCTGGCGGCGCTCGCCGAGAGCGACGCGGAGCTGCTGCGCGCGCCCTACCGCGTGCTCGACGAGTGGCGCCAGGTCTATGGCGGCAACCTGCTGATCGCCCTGCCGGACGCCTTCGGGACCACCGGCTTCCTGCGCCACGCGCCCGACTGGGTCGCGGACTGGACCGGCTTTCGCCCGGATTCGGCGCCGCCGATCGAGGCGGGCGAAGCGATCATGGCCTGGTGGCAGGCGAGGGGGCGCGACCCGAAGGAGAAGCTCTTGGTCTTCTCCGACGGGCTCGACGTCGACGCGATCGAGCGGGTCTACCGGCATTTCGATGGCAAGGTGCGCATGGCCTTCGGCTGGGGCACCGACCTCACCAACGATCTCGTCGGCTGTCTGCCCGACGGCTCGCGGGCGCTCGACCCGATGTCGCTGGTCTGCAAGGTCACCAAGGCGAACGGGCGCCCGGCGGTGAAGCTCTCCGACAATCCCGAGAAGGTCTCGGGCGATGGGGAGGCGGTGGCGCGCTATCGGCGCGTGTTCGGAATTTAA
- a CDS encoding twin-arginine translocation signal domain-containing protein: MTSAKTKGESRRKFLKTSLVATAATVAAPAIAQQAGPIAMRWQSTWPSKDIFHEYALDFAKKVNDMTGGELKIEVLPAGAVVPAFGLLEAVSKGTLDGGHGVLVYHYGKQTALALWGSGPAYAMDANMLLAWHKYGGGKELLAKLYASIGANVQSFPYGPMPTQPLGWFKKPVTKLEDMKGLKYRTVGISIDIFTAMGLAVNALPGGEIVSAMDRGLLDAAEFNNASSDRVLGFADVSKVCMLQSYHQNAEQFEIMFNKTKFDALPDKMKAIITNAVEAGSAEMSWKAIDRYSQDYVELQSKDKVRFYKTPDAILKRQLELYDEVAKKKAAENPLFAEILQSQLAFAKRATRWEQDTVVSRKMAFDHYWGPNGVAAKL; the protein is encoded by the coding sequence ATGACGTCTGCGAAGACCAAGGGAGAATCGCGTCGTAAGTTCCTGAAGACGTCGCTGGTCGCCACGGCCGCGACGGTCGCTGCGCCGGCGATCGCGCAGCAGGCCGGGCCGATCGCCATGCGCTGGCAGAGCACCTGGCCGTCGAAGGATATCTTCCACGAATACGCGCTCGATTTCGCCAAGAAGGTCAACGACATGACCGGCGGCGAGCTGAAGATCGAGGTGCTGCCCGCCGGCGCGGTCGTGCCGGCCTTCGGCCTGCTGGAGGCGGTGTCGAAGGGCACGCTCGACGGCGGCCATGGCGTGCTCGTCTACCACTATGGCAAGCAGACGGCGCTGGCCCTGTGGGGCTCCGGCCCGGCCTATGCCATGGACGCCAACATGCTGCTCGCCTGGCACAAATACGGTGGCGGCAAGGAACTGCTGGCCAAGCTCTACGCCTCGATCGGCGCCAATGTGCAGTCCTTCCCCTATGGACCGATGCCGACGCAGCCGCTCGGCTGGTTCAAGAAGCCGGTCACCAAGCTCGAGGACATGAAGGGGCTGAAATACCGCACCGTCGGTATCTCGATCGACATCTTCACGGCGATGGGCCTGGCGGTGAACGCGCTGCCCGGCGGCGAGATCGTCTCGGCGATGGATCGCGGCCTGCTCGACGCGGCCGAGTTCAACAACGCCAGTTCCGACCGTGTCCTCGGATTCGCCGACGTCTCGAAGGTCTGCATGCTGCAGAGCTATCACCAGAACGCCGAGCAGTTCGAGATCATGTTCAACAAGACCAAGTTCGACGCGCTGCCGGACAAGATGAAGGCGATCATCACCAACGCCGTCGAGGCCGGCTCGGCCGAGATGTCCTGGAAGGCGATCGACCGCTACTCGCAGGACTATGTCGAGCTGCAGTCCAAGGACAAGGTGCGCTTCTACAAGACGCCCGACGCGATCCTGAAGCGCCAGCTCGAGCTCTATGACGAGGTCGCGAAGAAGAAGGCGGCCGAGAACCCGCTCTTCGCCGAGATCCTGCAGTCGCAGCTCGCCTTCGCCAAGCGCGCCACGCGCTGGGAGCAGGACACGGTGGTCAGCCGCAAGATGGCCTTCGACCACTACTGGGGTCCCAACGGCGTCGCCGCCAAGCTCTGA
- a CDS encoding TRAP transporter small permease subunit, protein MSVEKVLLACDRVSTFFGKLAAWLIIGLMLLVCAEVFKRYILNAPTAWIFDASNMLYGSLFMLCGAYTLAQNGHVRGDFLYSSMRPRTQAGLDLALYILFFLPGICALVYAGYDYAGDSWRIGEHSNVTADGPPVYHFKTVIPVAGALVLLQGVAEIVRCIVCLKTGVWPARLKDVAEIDVVEEQLAASEHIDEATRKAAIERTHSIDETARQRGLGGDRHP, encoded by the coding sequence ATGAGCGTCGAGAAAGTCCTTCTGGCCTGCGACCGCGTCAGCACCTTCTTCGGCAAGCTGGCGGCCTGGCTGATCATCGGCCTGATGCTTCTGGTCTGCGCCGAGGTGTTCAAGCGTTACATCCTGAACGCGCCGACGGCCTGGATCTTCGACGCCAGCAACATGCTCTACGGCTCGCTGTTCATGCTCTGCGGCGCCTATACGCTCGCCCAGAACGGCCATGTCAGGGGCGATTTCCTCTACAGCTCGATGAGGCCGCGTACCCAGGCGGGGCTCGATCTGGCGCTCTACATCCTGTTCTTCCTGCCGGGCATCTGCGCGCTGGTCTATGCGGGCTACGACTATGCCGGCGATTCCTGGCGCATCGGCGAGCATTCCAACGTCACCGCCGACGGGCCGCCGGTCTATCACTTCAAGACGGTGATCCCGGTCGCAGGCGCCCTCGTCCTGCTCCAGGGCGTGGCCGAGATCGTCCGCTGCATCGTCTGCCTGAAGACTGGCGTCTGGCCGGCGCGGCTCAAGGACGTCGCCGAGATCGACGTGGTCGAGGAGCAACTCGCCGCCAGCGAGCATATCGACGAGGCGACGCGGAAGGCCGCGATCGAACGCACACACAGCATCGACGAGACGGCCCGGCAGCGCGGGCTGGGCGGAGACCGGCATCCATGA
- a CDS encoding TRAP transporter large permease subunit translates to MSDPALGLSMLGLIVVVIILGFPTAFTLMGLGMIFGYAAFYDPTQAWYANRIFDLMVQRTYGAMTNDVLISIPLFVLMGYVMERGALVDKMFYAVQLAFRNVPAALAVATLLVCTFWGIASGLVGAVVVLMGVIAFNPMLKAGYDVRLASGVITAGGTLGILIPPSVMIIVYAAVAGQSVVKLYAAAMFPGFFLAFLYLIYIVGWALLNPRVAPKLPPEQTQVPVPDWTRALAEPHRGRVFPALSRALLSPRRARGILRDGQPVTRGALLQAWGYALVPLTLITLTLAVVWWYVVIHQQAGAAEAVTAVEQLGTPDLVPDDAGEGSKGPPTAFYLWFGGIAFGFAVLMARYYARMTAERLEVIRMLTDAVLPLGLLTAVVLAVILFGITTATESAAVGAAGAFLLAFHARSLNWKRIKEAVFLTAKTTSMVCWLFVGSAIFSAVFALLGGQALLESWVLSLDLSPLQFMILSQAIIFVLGWPLEWTEIIVIFVPIFLPMLKHFGIDPILWGVLVFVNLQAAFLSPPVAMSAFYLKGVAPSHVTINQIFAGMMPYMLIVILCMVLMYLWPGLTLWLPEYLYGG, encoded by the coding sequence ATGAGCGACCCCGCCCTCGGCCTGAGCATGCTCGGGCTCATCGTCGTCGTCATCATCCTCGGCTTCCCGACCGCCTTCACCCTGATGGGGCTGGGGATGATCTTCGGCTACGCCGCCTTCTACGACCCGACGCAGGCGTGGTACGCGAACCGCATCTTCGACCTGATGGTCCAGCGCACCTATGGCGCGATGACCAACGACGTCCTGATCTCGATCCCGCTCTTCGTCCTGATGGGCTATGTGATGGAGCGGGGCGCGCTGGTCGACAAGATGTTCTACGCCGTCCAGCTCGCCTTCCGGAACGTGCCGGCGGCGCTGGCGGTGGCGACGCTGCTGGTCTGCACCTTTTGGGGCATCGCCAGCGGCCTGGTCGGGGCGGTCGTGGTGCTGATGGGCGTCATCGCCTTCAACCCGATGCTCAAGGCCGGCTACGACGTCAGGCTCGCCTCCGGCGTGATCACAGCCGGCGGCACGCTCGGCATCCTGATCCCGCCGTCGGTGATGATCATCGTCTATGCTGCGGTGGCCGGGCAGTCGGTCGTGAAGCTCTATGCGGCTGCGATGTTCCCGGGCTTCTTCCTCGCCTTCCTCTACCTGATCTACATCGTCGGCTGGGCGCTGCTGAATCCGCGCGTGGCGCCGAAGCTGCCGCCCGAGCAGACGCAGGTTCCGGTCCCCGATTGGACCCGGGCGCTCGCCGAGCCGCATCGCGGCCGGGTGTTCCCGGCGCTGAGCCGCGCCCTGCTGTCGCCGAGGCGGGCGCGCGGGATCCTGCGCGACGGACAGCCCGTCACCCGCGGCGCGCTGCTGCAGGCCTGGGGCTATGCGCTGGTGCCGCTCACGCTGATCACGCTGACGCTCGCGGTCGTCTGGTGGTACGTCGTCATCCACCAGCAGGCCGGTGCGGCCGAGGCGGTGACGGCGGTCGAGCAACTGGGCACGCCCGATCTCGTGCCCGATGACGCGGGCGAGGGGAGCAAGGGACCGCCGACGGCCTTCTATCTCTGGTTCGGTGGCATCGCCTTCGGCTTTGCCGTGCTGATGGCGCGCTACTATGCGCGGATGACGGCGGAGCGGCTCGAGGTCATCCGCATGCTCACCGACGCCGTGCTGCCGCTGGGCCTGCTGACGGCAGTGGTGCTGGCGGTGATCCTGTTCGGCATCACTACGGCGACCGAATCCGCCGCCGTCGGGGCGGCCGGGGCCTTCCTGCTCGCGTTCCACGCCCGGAGCCTGAACTGGAAGCGCATCAAGGAGGCGGTGTTCCTCACCGCCAAGACGACCTCGATGGTGTGCTGGCTGTTCGTCGGTTCGGCGATCTTCTCGGCGGTGTTCGCGCTGCTCGGCGGGCAGGCCCTGCTCGAGAGCTGGGTCCTGTCGCTCGACCTGTCGCCGCTGCAGTTCATGATCCTGTCCCAGGCGATCATCTTCGTGCTCGGCTGGCCGCTGGAATGGACGGAGATCATCGTGATCTTCGTGCCGATCTTCCTGCCGATGCTGAAGCATTTCGGCATCGACCCGATCCTCTGGGGCGTGCTGGTCTTCGTGAACCTGCAGGCGGCGTTCCTCTCGCCGCCGGTCGCCATGTCGGCCTTCTATCTTAAGGGCGTCGCTCCGTCGCATGTCACGATCAACCAGATCTTCGCGGGCATGATGCCCTACATGCTGATCGTGATCCTCTGCATGGTGCTGATGTATCTCTGGCCGGGGCTGACGCTGTGGCTGCCCGAGTATCTCTATGGCGGCTGA
- the tuf gene encoding elongation factor Tu, giving the protein MAKEKFARTKPHCNIGTIGHVDHGKTSLTAAITKVLAESGGASFTAYDQIDKAPEEKARGITISTAHVEYETAARHYAHVDCPGHADYVKNMITGAAQMDGAILVVSAADGPMPQTREHILLARQVGVPALVVFMNKVDLVDDAELLELVEMEIRELLSKYDFPGDDIPITKGSAKVALDNGDKAIGHDAIIALMKTVDDYIPQPARPLDLPFLMPVEDVFSISGRGTVVTGRVERGIVKVGEEIEIVGLKDTVKTTVTGVEMFRKLLDQGQAGDNIGALLRGTKREDVERGQILCKPGSVKPHTKFKAEAYILTKEEGGRHTPFFTNYRPQFYFRTTDVTGVVHLPEGTEMVMPGDNIAMEVHLIVPIAMEEKLRFAIREGGRTVGAGVVASIIA; this is encoded by the coding sequence ATGGCCAAAGAGAAATTCGCTCGCACGAAGCCGCACTGCAACATTGGAACGATTGGTCACGTTGACCATGGCAAGACGTCACTGACGGCTGCGATCACGAAGGTGCTTGCGGAGTCGGGCGGCGCGTCGTTCACGGCCTATGACCAGATCGACAAGGCTCCCGAGGAGAAGGCCCGCGGCATCACGATCTCGACCGCTCACGTCGAGTACGAGACGGCTGCGCGTCACTACGCCCACGTCGACTGCCCCGGCCACGCCGACTATGTGAAGAACATGATCACGGGCGCCGCGCAGATGGACGGCGCGATCCTGGTCGTGTCGGCGGCCGACGGCCCGATGCCGCAGACCCGCGAGCACATCCTGCTGGCGCGCCAGGTCGGCGTTCCCGCGCTGGTCGTGTTCATGAACAAGGTCGATCTCGTCGACGACGCCGAGCTGCTCGAGCTGGTCGAGATGGAGATCCGCGAGCTTCTGTCGAAGTACGACTTCCCCGGCGACGACATCCCGATCACCAAGGGTTCGGCGAAGGTTGCGCTGGACAATGGCGACAAGGCGATCGGCCATGACGCGATCATCGCGCTGATGAAGACGGTCGACGACTACATCCCGCAGCCGGCGCGTCCGCTGGACCTGCCGTTCCTGATGCCGGTCGAGGACGTGTTCTCGATCTCGGGTCGCGGCACGGTTGTGACGGGTCGCGTCGAGCGCGGCATCGTCAAGGTCGGCGAGGAAATCGAGATCGTCGGCCTGAAGGACACGGTCAAGACGACGGTCACCGGCGTCGAGATGTTCCGCAAGCTGCTCGACCAGGGCCAGGCCGGCGACAACATCGGCGCGCTGCTGCGCGGCACGAAGCGCGAGGACGTCGAGCGCGGCCAGATCCTGTGCAAGCCGGGCTCGGTGAAGCCGCATACGAAGTTCAAGGCCGAGGCCTACATCCTGACGAAGGAGGAGGGCGGCCGCCACACCCCGTTCTTCACCAACTACCGCCCGCAGTTCTACTTCCGCACGACGGACGTGACCGGCGTGGTGCACCTGCCCGAGGGCACGGAGATGGTGATGCCGGGCGACAACATCGCCATGGAAGTCCACCTGATCGTGCCGATCGCGATGGAGGAGAAGCTGCGCTTCGCCATCCGTGAAGGCGGCCGCACGGTTGGAGCAGGCGTGGTTGCTTCGATCATAGCGTGA
- the secE gene encoding preprotein translocase subunit SecE, which produces MAKSSPFSFLQDVRNEASKVTWPSRRETLITTGLVLLMVVASSLFFLFTDTIIRWSLGFILGAR; this is translated from the coding sequence ATGGCCAAGAGCAGCCCCTTCAGCTTCCTGCAGGACGTGCGCAACGAAGCGTCCAAGGTGACCTGGCCGTCGCGTCGCGAGACGCTCATCACCACGGGCCTCGTGCTGCTGATGGTCGTGGCGTCGTCGCTATTCTTCCTCTTCACCGACACCATCATCCGCTGGTCGCTCGGCTTCATCCTCGGCGCCCGTTGA
- the nusG gene encoding transcription termination/antitermination protein NusG gives MSTRWYIVHAYSNFENKVAQSIRDQAAQRNLVDKFEEVLVPTEKVVEVRRGRKVEAERKFFPGYVLVKCEMTDEVYHLIKNTPKVTGFLGADKAKPMPIPESEAMRIKGQVAEGVERPKPTIVFEIGEQVKVADGPFASFNGVVEDVDHGRARLKVAVSIFGRATPVELEYGQVEKL, from the coding sequence GTGAGCACCCGCTGGTACATCGTCCACGCTTATTCGAACTTCGAGAACAAGGTCGCGCAGTCGATCCGTGATCAGGCTGCGCAGCGCAACCTGGTCGACAAGTTCGAAGAGGTGCTCGTCCCGACCGAGAAGGTCGTCGAGGTTCGCCGCGGCCGCAAGGTCGAGGCCGAGCGCAAGTTCTTCCCCGGCTATGTGCTGGTGAAGTGCGAGATGACCGACGAGGTCTACCACCTCATCAAGAACACGCCGAAGGTCACCGGCTTCCTCGGGGCCGACAAGGCCAAGCCGATGCCGATCCCGGAATCGGAGGCGATGCGGATCAAGGGCCAGGTCGCGGAAGGTGTCGAGCGGCCGAAGCCCACGATCGTCTTCGAGATCGGCGAGCAGGTGAAGGTCGCCGACGGCCCCTTCGCCTCCTTCAACGGCGTCGTCGAGGACGTCGACCATGGTCGCGCCCGACTCAAGGTCGCCGTCTCGATCTTCGGCCGCGCCACGCCGGTCGAGCTCGAATACGGGCAGGTCGAGAAGCTCTGA
- a CDS encoding methyl-accepting chemotaxis protein: MPIIWHGRMFPKSFKATVDQRLALWGLLLGLLASLFAASEVIGSLRLDGFSRGIAQHADAAGQIARSEGAYRRFLLTGAAGRGADPAATQELLAVSRQIASSVNGEAGRKAEEAAEAVAVFLRLQAGGDGHLQPAIDRVAAAREALSQAIADSLAATSGRLAYHLGNARQNAILLSLLGLFVGILAVSFEYRWLVRPIVGMARVLTPGEDGRIWLQRVALRRDEVGMLGRALLAHLRHERSQQEESQVKLSSLSAEVQRQEQLQAQAATFQARIAEIAVALETHAARMSHASGDLAGLSRFVDEHAGAAAQSSARASSHVDVVAHSISEVSSLLAHTASEAQSTSRVVEVAKASVAAASDDSVALAEAVQGIDRVMDIISLVAGQTNLLALNAAIEAAHAGESGRGFAVVATEVKQLACRTASATDEVRQGLAAVRSAADGMATRVGSLVASVAEVDRAAAAIAGLAMRQQHSSQEIRASTAQTAEDVRSAADQVRQVAAMVENWRQTGETVTLASADLDHQAAALREAVAGYIAQTRQAIA; encoded by the coding sequence ATGCCCATCATCTGGCATGGACGCATGTTTCCCAAGAGCTTCAAGGCCACCGTCGATCAGCGCCTCGCCTTGTGGGGCCTCCTGCTTGGACTTCTGGCCAGCCTTTTTGCCGCCTCCGAAGTCATCGGCTCGCTGCGTCTCGACGGATTCTCGCGCGGGATCGCGCAGCATGCCGATGCCGCCGGCCAGATCGCGCGCAGCGAAGGGGCCTATCGGCGCTTCCTGCTGACAGGCGCGGCCGGTCGCGGCGCTGACCCAGCCGCAACCCAGGAATTGCTGGCCGTCTCCCGGCAGATCGCCTCGTCGGTCAATGGTGAGGCGGGGCGCAAGGCGGAAGAGGCCGCCGAGGCGGTTGCGGTCTTCCTGCGTCTTCAGGCGGGTGGCGATGGCCATCTGCAACCGGCCATCGATCGGGTCGCTGCCGCCCGGGAAGCGCTGAGCCAAGCCATCGCCGACAGCCTTGCCGCCACGAGCGGACGCCTCGCCTATCATCTCGGCAACGCCCGGCAGAACGCGATCCTGCTCTCGCTCCTCGGTCTGTTCGTGGGCATCCTGGCGGTCTCGTTCGAGTACCGCTGGCTGGTGCGCCCGATCGTGGGCATGGCCCGGGTGCTGACGCCAGGGGAGGACGGACGGATCTGGCTGCAGCGCGTGGCGCTGCGCCGCGACGAGGTCGGAATGCTGGGCCGGGCGCTGCTGGCCCATCTGCGCCATGAGCGCAGCCAGCAGGAGGAATCGCAGGTCAAGCTGTCCTCGCTGTCGGCCGAGGTCCAGCGTCAGGAGCAATTGCAGGCCCAGGCCGCGACGTTCCAGGCGCGCATCGCCGAGATCGCCGTCGCCCTGGAGACCCATGCCGCGCGGATGTCGCATGCGTCCGGCGATCTGGCCGGGCTCTCGCGTTTCGTCGACGAGCATGCCGGCGCCGCGGCTCAGTCGTCCGCCCGCGCCTCGTCCCATGTCGATGTCGTCGCCCATTCGATCTCGGAGGTATCGTCGCTGCTGGCCCATACGGCCTCGGAGGCGCAGTCCACGTCGCGCGTGGTGGAGGTTGCCAAAGCGAGCGTGGCCGCCGCGTCCGACGACAGCGTCGCGCTCGCCGAGGCCGTCCAGGGCATCGACCGCGTCATGGACATCATCAGCCTCGTCGCGGGCCAGACGAACCTGCTGGCGCTCAATGCGGCGATCGAGGCCGCCCATGCCGGCGAATCGGGCCGCGGCTTCGCCGTCGTGGCCACCGAGGTGAAGCAGCTGGCCTGCCGCACGGCGAGCGCCACGGACGAAGTCCGCCAGGGGCTTGCCGCGGTCCGCTCGGCTGCCGACGGAATGGCGACGCGCGTCGGGTCTCTGGTCGCGTCGGTGGCCGAGGTCGACCGTGCCGCCGCGGCGATCGCGGGGCTTGCGATGCGTCAGCAGCACAGTTCACAGGAGATCCGCGCCAGCACGGCGCAGACGGCCGAGGATGTCCGCTCCGCCGCCGACCAGGTGCGCCAGGTGGCGGCGATGGTCGAGAACTGGCGGCAGACGGGCGAGACGGTGACGCTCGCCTCCGCCGATCTGGATCATCAGGCAGCAGCCCTGCGCGAAGCGGTCGCCGGCTACATCGCTCAAACCCGACAGGCCATCGCATGA